gtgtgcatgtgtgcacaaggtagtgttcggacaccgaataGCCTtcacaaaggtgacaccaaAAAATAAATCTCTCGACAAACAGAAGATTCAAAACACACCCAGATACCGACAAACTAGTTAAAAGGCCAGCTAACGCTTGTTTACGTATGACCCAGCGCGATCACTGTGAAAGCTTTCCGTCGAGATTTGTTCTGCTTAGTTTTGCGGTGTTTTAATGTGTATTGTAGTGCGATCAGTGGTGAAAGCTTTTAGTGAAGAATTGTTCTGTTTAGTCTGTAATCGTTGTTGTTGGTCTTGCTGGTATTGACATCGCCGGTTTTACAATTATTAAAGTTTTGATCAAATGTTTTCCGGCAGACTAGGAATCGATACTAGAGTGCTGGTGTTTGTGAATGCACAGCGATTCCAAAAAAACTACCCAACTGATTTTCGTAAATATTTACATTATGAATTTGTTCAGATGATATCCCGGCCCAcacgattttttcttttttttctcgataaatgcctttggtgacgtcatattcgACTCTTTTTTGTGTAAAGTTGAAGGGGTATTGTTGCGATGGtaggttaaaaaaaatgattgaaattttaTTTTTGGATTAACATACCATGAATTAGTCCAGACTACGAGATTGCATTTCAGGTCAAATAAACAGATACGTTTTTTCATTACAAATGTTATGGTTCCATTGTAATCTTTGTCATCTCTTAAATCCAAAAGAATACTAAAGCCCAAAAGTTAagccaacttttttttttaaacaaaacattttttcaACTCAGTTTAATGAATGAGCTTTATCAACTGTGCCCTTCGAAAGCGTGTCTATCTGGGTTCCTCGTGAGTACATATTGACGATCTTCACGTGTTAAACTCGTCGTGAGCACAGCTCAGTTTTACCAAGGGGGTCACAGTGACAAAATACACGTTTGTGGTTATTATTTGTTGTCACTTGCTAAACAAGTCAGAAATGGCATGATGTGGCAACATCTGATTCGTCGAGGTGGTAGATGCATGGTTGGAACTGTATTTGAAAGGCAGTTACAGAACGATGTTTCTGTGTAACTGCAGCTGATATCTACCAAAACAACGGTAGCGTTATTCGGCTGGTTGATTAGTACGGATTTAATTACAACTCAAATCTTTAAAATAGTGACGTTACTTGGTGACAAATCATTCAGTGTGTGAGAAGGATTAGTTTGCATCCGAAAACCCACCTTATTGGTTGTTTAAAGCCACATTATTGTCATCAACTGTAGGAATCGAGACCCTCGTGACGTCATCATGCCTTTCTATGAAGGCTTTTCTGCCAGGACTTTATACTTGAGGACGATGGCGTCAAGAATGATCATGCAGGAAACTTTTTGTCCTATGACTAGACCTACAGTGCAACCTACGAAATAAATACAGTTTGATAATCACAGAAAGGGGAAATAACCCACTGCTAACAGTTACCATAGCGCTTGGGGAGACACATTTCACATACATATGAAATATAGATGAACATTCTTCTTGCTTGCCAAAAATTAATTAGTTGTGTCTTGCTGTTCGTGTTATGTGTccctttattttcaaaaaaaattaaaaacctgAACTTTCCCATTTTGGGCCCATTTTCTAAAATGTAATTAAACAGTTTGTTGTAAGATCCAAAAACATTGGGTAAGAAACATGGTACAATGCCTGATTACTATAAATATGAATAACGtaatattgcatttcagattttATACTGGGGTTAAAAAGCTATACATCTGACGTGTTTAAATTGAAAACAAGCTAAAACGAAAACTCAAGAAAATCGGTTTTATGCAAATTTAAATCCTTGAGCATGTGTTACCAAGACACAATTTCAGCTCTGTCTGGGTCACAGGGTTTTGGCCAGCCTATTATTTGCTAGTCTTGGTAGGAAAAAGCAgtttgttcagtttcattccgtagGTTCATTCGATTGACGGAAATTATTGATTTTGCTTTGTCGCTTAGTTGTCGTTTTGTTGCTGTCGTAACTGAAAATGCAATGGATAGAGGACCGTATATATACAGTTTTAATCCAAGAGGTGCATTCGCCCACTTTTGTCTAGAATCATCCTTCCAATCTTCCCAAAAAAGTCGTCGCCCTTTTTCAATGTCTCCGGTGAGGAAAGCGAAGGAATATTTTTGGGCTGTGTCACGTGGATGGCATTTGTATCATCAAAGGTGAATGGCGGCGTAGGGACTCTGGACTTGTCCGATACCCTGTAGTTCTCGTGCCAAGCTGGATGACAAATTCCAAGGTGGCAGATGACCTTAAAAAAAAGCAGAAGAACAAAGGTTACTGCGCGTGAGAGCGataaataaaaagaccaaaaacaTTGTACTCACGTTTGAACGAAGAATACGGAACAAAATACGAGCGACGTTTCGaccaaatatttattttttatccTTTCGAATAAATCATCTATTAGCATGTCTCaaacatttctgcaaaagttCAAATCACTCTGATGAATTGTTTTGAAATGATCTTGTCATCCGTGAACTAACATGTTTCGATTTAACGTTTTGCTTATTGTTCGTATGATAATTTTTACGAAAGTCAATCTAAGAGCAAATTTTGTTTGGACCATATACTATCATTTTACATACATTAAAGCAAATGCACACCAcattttaacacaaacagttcaGTTTCATGAATTTTGTGGTCAAAAGAGttgaagagaaaaacggtgtGTTAGCTCCTGCCCTAAAAAGTATGCGTCATATTTACTCTGAAAATAAgttcaaaacaaaagaaaatatgcTATTTAGGCTCGTGTACTACATTCGCATTTTGCAGGGGGACGAGCATGACCCGTTTTGGTTTTCGGGTTTTGGCTAGCCACGCCTTACTACTTATTGTTCCGGTGATGAGTGGTTTTCGGTGTTAGATTTCGATCAGGAGGACAAGTTGACTCTAtggcttcacgcgacttgtttgtttctttcttttttctcctttCACGATATCCCACTGTTACATTGACATTGTTTCAAGCTTTATACATTGTCATTGTTATcatccgagagagagagagagagagagaggggagagaaagagacagatatatagacagagagagagagagcgagagagagagagaggggagagaaagagagagagagaggggagagaaagagacagagataaactgagacagagagagagagagagagaggggagacaaagagatagagagagagagagagagagagagagcgagagagagaggggagagaaagagacagacagagagaaagagagagagagagagcgagagagagagagagagagggggggtgagaacaagtgtgagagagcgagagagagagagagatagagcgagagagagagcgagagagagagcgagaaagaaagagagagagagaggggagaggggagagagaattgaattgaactttatttaacaaggattaagatttaaggctacgccttttcttacaatctgtccttgggacgcatagacacacaattatataattaaaaaattaaaaattaaaaagttaaaaagttaaccaacagaTGGAGGtgaaatagagacagagagagagacagacagagagagagatatatattcaCATAACATTTGAAATAATATAGTTTTTTAAGAGCACGCGTGTAAGCATAGCCCGTTGTGCTCCTTTGAATTAATTACATGTATGGGGTACGTATTGTTATTCAACATTCTTAAATACAAAGATATCAAACCTGCAAGCGACGCTCCAAGCAGACAAGCTCCGGGTACTTCTCAAACATCTTGTAGGTAACGAAACACGAGTTGTAGAGCCAATCGCGATCACGGTAGTCCTTAAAAGTCTCCAGATACAGCCCCATCCACTCTGAATGGCGATGCGAGAGCATGACCCCGTTGTTGATTTGCTCTGGATACCTTCCTCGGATCACCCAGTCAAAGGACAGGACAGCTGGACAGGCGAGAAGCGAGTCGTTGACACGTGATAGCCACAGCACGTCACAGTCCTGGTAGGCCCCGCCGTATTTGTACAGGGTGAGGAATCTGTGGACAAGAAAGATGCTGAACCCCAAAACAGTGAGCGAAGgttaaacgagagagagagagagagagagagagagagagagagagagagagagagagagagagagagagagagagagaaagagagagggaggagataaagagagagagaatgagagcgAGATATATTCACATTCTATTTGAAATCATTCAAAAGGGCTCACATCTTGCATTAATGCAGACGAAGACACATCATTCATACTCTAAGATGAACATAGTCAGGAGAGAGGatgatacagagagaaagacagacatagaaagagggagagaaagaggctgagagataaacagactgcgagagagaaagagacagttgCATGTGAATTTGACACGCTTTAAATTGATTTATGTTTCCATCAGTCAAGATCCATTTTGATGCACTCTGAACATGTTTTATACCAACTCACCAAATCATGTTATCAGAAAACGTACCTTAATACATCAGATACATGGGCAACATTCCCTACAGGGTTTGAGTACACGGAGGAAATCCTTGCAATCTTGACCCATGTGACGTTCTCTTTCTGTAGCTCCTGCCACCACCGTCCTTCTGGCGTACCTTCAGCATGAAAGTACACATGATGGAATCCACCTACATACAGAGCGCTTAAAACGCCTAAAAACTGTCGGAAAGTTAGAGTGTTTGAGTATGAACCCCCTCCTTTGAGCTTGATGAAGTGTGTAATCCTAGGAATGAGATTGTTCGGGTCTTTCTGTATCTTTACTGGGGCTCGCTTCCCGTAAAACAGCCAGCGAGCAAGCTCAGCGAAGGGGGTACTACTGAACATGATGTCTTTGGGATAGAGGATCGAGTCGCTGTAGCTAAGGCACACGACGTCTGACTGATAGTTCGCCTCATTGTAGGATTTTTCCGACACGCAAGTGGCTGGTGCAGAGACGATCTTCTTCAGGTAATGTTGTCTTGTGGCCCGGTCCTTGAAACCTTGCTTGGCAAAGACCACACCCTGAGTCTTGTAGGCGGACGCGGCGAAATGAAAGGAGAACGGTGTGGTGTGAAACTGTGCGGGTGCACGTGTCAGAATGACGCCCTGTCCAAGGAAGACACCTCCCTCGGGTGCTAAGAACCCTAGCATCATGTCGAGCATGACCTCAGATCCACAGGACACGTAGCTGTCTGGCAGCTTCTTCAGCTGTAGATTCGGTAAGGACTCTTTTAGCGTCTGTAGAAAGAGAGCAACGCGTGTGAAGGCAATAGTCTAAAAACGCTTTAGCTTCTGtggaacaaataaacaatgtaTGTGAAGGCAACAGTACCAAACGCCTTTCTCTTCTGTAGAACGATAATAACAACTGTGAAGACTGTTAGCATATGCTGATCGAGAGCAGCGTATGTGAAGTAACACTACCAGTGCACGTccatgatcaatcaatcaatcaatatgaggcttatatcgcgcgtattccgtgggtacagttctaagcgcagggatttatttatttatatttttaatttttttatgcaattttatatcgcgcacatattcaaggcgcagggatttatttatgccgtgtgagatggaaatttttttacacaatacatcacgcattcacatcggccagcagatcgcagccatttcagcgcatatcctacttttaacggcctattattccaagtcacacgggtattttggtggacatttttatctatgcctatacaattttgccaggaaagacccttttgtcaatcgtgggatctttaacgtgcacaccccaatgtagtgtactgGGTAACAGTTACAAAATCAGTGAGTGATTAACTTTGCTGGTCTATAAACTTGCTCTCACAAAGCCTTGCACTCAGTTGATGGTTTCATGTGATGTATGAAAACTTTGTCTGatgaaataaaacgtgtttgcaaaataaattgtgtttgtgaatttgtttaata
This region of Littorina saxatilis isolate snail1 linkage group LG8, US_GU_Lsax_2.0, whole genome shotgun sequence genomic DNA includes:
- the LOC138973248 gene encoding uncharacterized protein, translating into MMARPTRNKRMLCMAVVIFVVSLLLMFYWTHFAYGFNRGFGDTQRVLSLPASSLLHREDWPGHNLDDRHPSNVPCVVHYLWCADAKKKFQFKDYLSLLSALHILRPLTLVLHYNYLPASDDYDSWFLTLKESLPNLQLKKLPDSYVSCGSEVMLDMMLGFLAPEGGVFLGQGVILTRAPAQFHTTPFSFHFAASAYKTQGVVFAKQGFKDRATRQHYLKKIVSAPATCVSEKSYNEANYQSDVVCLSYSDSILYPKDIMFSSTPFAELARWLFYGKRAPVKIQKDPNNLIPRITHFIKLKGGGSYSNTLTFRQFLGVLSALYVGGFHHVYFHAEGTPEGRWWQELQKENVTWVKIARISSVYSNPVGNVAHVSDVLRFLTLYKYGGAYQDCDVLWLSRVNDSLLACPAVLSFDWVIRGRYPEQINNGVMLSHRHSEWMGLYLETFKDYRDRDWLYNSCFVTYKMFEKYPELVCLERRLQVICHLGICHPAWHENYRVSDKSRVPTPPFTFDDTNAIHVTQPKNIPSLSSPETLKKGDDFFGKIGRMILDKSGRMHLLD